GTGACGCTCGACCGCGAGACGGGCTACGACGACATCGCCGCCCGCCTCGTCAAGTTCGACGAGGTGCGCACCCTCCGGCTGGTCAGCGGCGACTACGACTTCGCGCTGACGGTCGAGGCCGACTCGATGAGCGAACTCTCCCGGTTCGTCAGCGAGCAGATCGCGCCCGTCCCCGAGGTCACCCAGACGGTGACGCACTTCATCATGGAGAGCTACAAGGAGGCGGGCATCGAGTTCGGCGACGGCCACGACGACGATCGGCTGTCGGTGACGCCATGAACGAGGGGACCGACCGGGGCGGTCCGATCCAGCTTGCAGAGCGGGTACGGCGGGTGCCACCCTCGGGCATCCGTCGCTTCTTCGAACTCGCGGAGGAGATGGACGACGTCATCTCGCTCGGCGTGGGCGAACCGGACTTCACCGCCCC
The Halomarina pelagica DNA segment above includes these coding regions:
- a CDS encoding Lrp/AsnC family transcriptional regulator encodes the protein MDTQRDVLDLLCENARYDTADIARQLGAPEEEVAAAIDALESDGAIRGYQAVVDWESVAEERVRAFVECNVTLDRETGYDDIAARLVKFDEVRTLRLVSGDYDFALTVEADSMSELSRFVSEQIAPVPEVTQTVTHFIMESYKEAGIEFGDGHDDDRLSVTP